One Triticum dicoccoides isolate Atlit2015 ecotype Zavitan chromosome 5B, WEW_v2.0, whole genome shotgun sequence genomic window carries:
- the LOC119308002 gene encoding cell division topological specificity factor homolog, chloroplastic-like, translating into MATATAISGRVSGEASAILAPSASSLPAPVRRAANSKGFHAFLRVASSKLMLTPGRLCIERQSCPRRSSTCSALSRRDFSPVTQDMEGFLHSIVNMGFFDRLKLAWKIIFPAPTIHENTNASIAKQRLKMILFSDRCEVSDEAKKKIVENVVEALSEFVEIESRDNVQVDISTDAGLGTVYSVTVPVRCVKPEYQESEEQYRGKIVGVDFKDTGESSGNVDVTFDFYVPNENH; encoded by the exons ATGGCgacagcgacggcgatctccggccgCGTATCCGGCGAGGCCAGCGCAATCCTCGCTCCTTCCGCTTCGTCCCTCCCCGCGCCGGTCCGACGCGCGGCCAACTCCAAG GGCTTTCATGCTTTTCTTCGGGTTGCATCTAGCAAGCTCATGCTTACACCAGGACGACTATGCATTGAGCGCCAAAGCTGTCCGCGGAGATCTAGTACCTGCTCTGCTCTTTCAAGGCGGGACTTCTCTCCTGTTACTCAAGACATGGAAGGCTTCCTTCACAGTATTGTTAATATGGGATTTTTTGACCGTTTGAAATTGGCTTGGAAGATAATCTTCCCAGCACCAACCATACATGAGAACACAAATGCAAGTATTGCAAAGCAGAGGCTGAAGATGATTCTATTCTCCGACAGGTGCGAGGTCAGTGACGAAGCAAAGAAAAAGATAGTGGAAAACGTTGTTGAGGCACTATCTGAATTTGTCGAGATTGAATCACGTGATAATGTACAAGTGGATATCTCGACTGATGCTGGCCTTGGCACAGTGTATTCTGTGACTGTTCCAGTGCGCTGTGTGAAGCCTGAGTACCAGGAATCTGAAGAGCAGTACAGAGGAAAAATCGTTGGTGTTGACTTCAAGGACACTGGAGAATCGTCTGGTAATGTTGATGTTACCTTTGATTTCTATGTTCCGAATGAGAACCACTGA